DNA from Capsicum annuum cultivar UCD-10X-F1 unplaced genomic scaffold, UCD10Xv1.1 ctg40794, whole genome shotgun sequence:
GGATGTGTAGGTGGATGGGtgggtggatggatggatgggtgggtggatggatggatggatggacggGTGAATGGATGGGTGGGTGGATGGAGGGTGGATGGATGGACGGATGGTTGGATGGATGGACAGATGGATGGATGGGTGGATGGATGTGTAGGTGGATGGGTGGATGGACGGATGGATGGATGGGTGGGTGGATGAATGGATGGATGGACGGGTGAGTGGATGGGTGGGTGGATGGATGGACAGATGGATGGNNNNNNNNNNNNNNNNNNNNNNNNNNNNNNNNNNNNNNNNNNNNNNNNNNNNNNNNNNNNNNNNNNNNNNNNNNNNNNNNNNNNNNNNNNNNNNNNNNNNTGGATGGATGGACAGATGGATGGATGGGTGGATGGATGTGTAGGTGGATGGGTGGATGGACGGGTGGGTGGATGAATGGATGGATGGACGGGTGAGTGGATGGG
Protein-coding regions in this window:
- the LOC124891818 gene encoding uncharacterized protein LOC124891818, with protein sequence MDGWVDEWMDGRVSGWVGGWMDGWLDGWTDGWMDGWMGGWMNRWMDGWVDECMGGWMDGWMGGWMCRWMGGWMDGWVGGWMDGWTGEWMGGWMEGGWMDGWLDGWTDGWMGGWMCRWMGGWTDGWMGGWMNGWMDG